In the genome of Leishmania braziliensis MHOM/BR/75/M2904 contig, possible fusion of chromosomes 20 and 34, one region contains:
- a CDS encoding putative amastin-like surface protein yields the protein MEFNIALLLYAVLQFIAFFFVLVATPLDMFRFRMIFFNFTGCMTLWGLKNTCNSISHNITVYRVWADCPGRLRLFRAAEALAIISIFIYGAAFVLGVVMLFYRLILRWICLGLNIAGAITLGFVWATMVITFLRDDDGPCPDLQRFTQYGVGFALFVVAWVLDIINILLLVLSIGTTISTESGQVEQKEGTL from the coding sequence ATGGAGTTCAATATAGCTCTGTTACTCTACGCGGTCCTCCAGTTCATCGCGTTCTTCTTtgtgctggtggcgacgccCCTCGACATGTTTCGCTTCCGTATGATCTTCTTCAACTTTACAGGCTGTATGACATTGTGGGGTTTGAAGAACACATGCAACAGTATATCACACAATATCACGGTGTACAGGGTGTGGGCCGATTGCCCTGGTCGCCTGAGATTGTtccgcgctgctgaggctCTCGCTATTATCTCCATCTTCATATACGGCGCTGCGTTCGTCCTGGGCGTTGTTATGCTGTTCTATCGCCTTATATTACGCTGGATATGCCTTGGGCTCAACATTGCTGGGGCCATCACCCTGGGCTTTGTCTGGGCTACCATGGTCATAACGTTTCTTAGAGATGACGATGGGCCATGCCCAGATCTCCAGAGATTTACACAATACGGTGTcggcttcgctctcttcgtgGTTGCCTGGGTGCTGGATATTATCAATATACTCCTCCTGGTGCTGTCAATAGGCACTACAATTTCCACAGAAAGTGGCCAGGTAGAACAAAAAGAAGGAACATTATAG
- a CDS encoding putative ATP-dependent RNA helicase, which produces MSGCQTWEAAVQSAAKSKKKGGGFQSFGLDKPLLDAILKKGFSVPTPIQRKAIPPMLQGNDVVAMARTGSGKTAAFLIPMLNALKAHSKVVGIRGLVLSPTRELSLQTLHNGFALNRFLDLRFAALVGGDSMEQQFELLASNPDVVVATPGRLLHIMEEASLHLTSVRCLVLDEADRLFELGLQPQIGAIMQKIPESCQRALFSATMPSVLAEFTSAGLHNPVVIRLDSEMTLSDQLKQSAFLVRNGEKVAALIVLLKRLLHVGEAIVNNAQALIFVESKFHVEYLQMILTTYGISASAVHGQMDQEARRLAVRSFAKRETTVMVVTDVAARGLDLPLLDNVVNFSFPFNPKLFVHRVGRVARAGRSGTAYSLMTFEDFPYYIDLMQFIGRPLQSAPVPGDLLFTPDDGCYGRLPEEDIQLELDFLKRLHENDVEVRNMARVVEHAHTKFNRTKKKSTHEAIQEARKPQYAFDRTPLHPMLLERLGSTRLRADEARFDLKRFKPKELFLEMGSKEKLFAICRAETAQSLSRPTKADGEAEKGGAPSAAPNEKKLSLAERMLQRAQERKKREREGGSCSSSNSLHSDDAVMNVVTHSRQAALGQEESIESGAYRDVNFFMVLERRDTLNNAHYSVKDATMDITAETAEEAAQQRQVFAWSKKKNRYVQMHVNDAKALLKGVKNEAGRAINYKSKLQAYSKWLKKSNMRIQDVGEEEDLVPLKRAKAAALSSHPQDGEGDGDIVDISDPNQGKKLRVGRKQKRLPKDGHVRSFEEMATMRRKAEKEKNRLARKKQRHDVGKKKGK; this is translated from the coding sequence ATGAGTGGCTGTCAAACGTGGGAGGCAGCCGTGCAGTCGGCGGCCAagtcgaagaagaagggcgggGGCTTTCAAAGCTTTGGCCTGGATAAGCCACTCCTCGATGCGATTCTGAAAAAAGGCTTCTCCGTGCCCACCCCGATCCAGCGCAAGGCAATCCCGCCAATGCTGCAGGGGAACGACGTGGTTGCCATGGCTCGCACCGGGTCGGGAAAGACAGCGGCGTTTCTCATTCCAATGTTAAACGCCCTGAAGGCACACTCAAAAGTGGTTGGCATTCGCGGGCTAGTGCTGTCCCCGACGCGGGAGCTCAGCCTGCAGACCTTACACAACGGGTTCGCGCTTAACAGATTTCTCGATTTGCGCTTCGCTGCCTTGGTGGGCGGAGACTCGATGGAGCAGCAATTTGAGCTCTTGGCGTCGAACCCCGACGTGGTCGTTGCGACGCCCGGTCGTCTTCTGCACATCATGGAGGAGGCTTCGCTGCACCTCACGAGTGTGCGCTGCCTCGTTCTGGATGAGGCGGATCGCCTATTTGAGTTGGGCCTGCAGCCGCAGATCGGAGCCATCATGCAGAAAATACCCGAGTCCTGCCAGCGTGCCCTCTTTTCCGCGACGATGCCTAGCGTATTGGCGGAGTTCACGAGCGCTGGCCTGCATAACCCGGTTGTCATACGCCTCGACTCGGAGATGACGTTGAGTGACCAACTCAAGCAGAGCGCCTTCCTCGTGCGCAACGGCGAAAAGGTTGCCGCATTGATCGTACTGCTCAAGCGCCTGCTGCACGTTGGAGAGGCCATCGTGAATAATGCGCAGGCGCTCATTTTTGTCGAATCCAAGTTTCATGTGGAGTATCTGCAGATGATTCTGACCACCTACGGTATCTCAGCGAGTGCGGTACACGGGCAGATGGACCAGGAGGCTCGTCGCCTTGCCGTGCGCAGCTTTGCGAAGCGTGAAACAACTGTGATGGTGGTCACggacgtggcggcgcgcggTTTAGACTTGCCGCTGCTCGACAACGTTGTCaatttctcttttcccttcaaCCCAAAACTGTTTGTGCACCGCGTCGGCCGTGTCGCGCGCGCCGGTCGCTCCGGTACGGCCTACTCTCTTATGACCTTCGAGGACTTTCCGTACTACATCGACCTCATGCAGTTCATAGGCCGGCCCCTGCAGTCCGCCCCAGTACCCGGCGACCTTCTTTTCACTCCAGACGACGGCTGCTACGGCCGCTTACCCGAAGAGGATATTCAGCTCGAGCTCGACTTCCTCAAACGCCTGCACGAAAACGATGTAGAGGTGCGCAACATGGCGCGAGTGGTAGAGCACGCACATACAAAGTTCAACCGCACAAAGAAGAAGTCGACGCACGAAGCGATACAGGAGGCCCGAAAGCCGCAGTACGCCTTTGACCGCACCCCACTGCATCCAATGCTGCTCGAGCGCCTCGGCAGCACCCGGCTACGCGCTGATGAGGCGCGCTTCGACCTCAAGCGTTTCAAGCCGAAGGAGCTCTTCCTAGAAATGGGCTCGAAGGAGAAGCTGTTTGCGATTTGCCGGGCGGAAACAGCGCAGTCTTTGTCACGGCCTACCAAGGCCGatggcgaggcggagaaagGCGGAGCGCCCTCAGCGGCGCCAAATGAGAAAAAGCTCTCTCTTGCCGAGCGGATGCTGCAGCGTGCGCAGGAGCGCAAAAAGCGTGAGCGCgaaggcggcagctgcagcagtagCAATTCCCTTCACAGCGACGATGCGGTGATGAACGTGGTGACCCATTCGCGTCAAGCGGCACTGGGACAGGAGGAAAGCATCGAGTCCGGCGCCTACCGTGACGTGAACTTCTTCATGGTCCTGGAGCGGCGTGACACCCTGAACAACGCTCACTACTCTGTCAAGGATGCGACAATGGATATCACTGCCGAGACGGCTGAGGAGGCtgcgcagcaacggcagGTGTTTGCGTGGAGCAAGAAAAAGAATCGCTATGTTCAGATGCACGTCAATGACGCCAAGGCCCTCCTGAAAGGCGTGAAGAACGAGGCCGGTAGGGCCATCAACTACAAGAGCAAGCTCCAGGCCTACTCGAAGTggctgaagaagagcaacatGCGCATTCAAGATGttggcgaagaggaggacctCGTGCCGCTGAAGCGCGCCAAGGCAGCAGCCTTGTCGTCCCACCCACAAGACGGTGAGGGGGACGGCGATATTGTAGATATTAGCGACCCGAACCAGGGCAAGAAACTCCGCGTTGGTCGAAAGCAAAAGCGACTTCCCAAGGATGGCCATGTACGCTCTTTCGAGGAGATGGCGACAATGCGGCgcaaggcagagaaggagaagaaccGCTTGGCGCGTAAGAAGCAGCGCCATGACGTtggaaagaagaagggcaaGTAA
- a CDS encoding putative pyroglutamyl-peptidase I (PGP) yields the protein MSTSKADIVVFITGYGPFDTVKVNPSTAIALCVVEDLKRHPDVTEVRYTELHVSATSVAAYFEKVENDIAQIITERGAAKVKILLCHLGVHRDTTGVIRVEVQGYNELFAKIPDVDGRVFDHTLIIPEDGTTDVFQESWFGKDGSPQFDDLQRLIEQLNDNIAASWQDTMTSTATKKKLMSADRSGGAMVMPVFQAPRWAISRNAGRYLCNCALYRALRLQEKNTGVVYAIFIHVVDPSCGKTEMEGGPIVAYNPSIMVQAVQVMCFMCGLLSLMTA from the coding sequence ATGTCGACCTCCAAGGCGGACATCGTCGTGTTCATCACCGGGTACGGCCCCTTTGACACTGTGAAGGTGAACCCCAGCACTGCCATTGCCCTTTGCGTCGTGGAGGACCTGAAGCGCCACCCCGACGTGACGGAGGTGCGCTACACGGAGCTGCATGTCAGCGCAACGAGCGTCGCAGCTTATTTTGAGAAGGTGGAGAATGACATTGCCCAGATCATCAccgagcgcggcgccgccaaGGTGAAGATCCTTCTGTGCCATCTGGGTGTTCACAGAGACACAACGGGGGTCATCCGCGTTGAGGTACAGGGCTATAATGAGCTCTTTGCTAAAATTCCTGACGTAGATGGTAGGGTATTCGATCACACGCTCATCATCCCTGAAGACGGCACCACGGACGTCTTTCAGGAGAGCTGGTTTGGCAAGGATGGATCGCCGCAGTTCGATGACCTGCAGCGTTTGATTGAGCAGCTGAATGACAACATTGCCGCGTCGTGGCAGGACACCATGACGAGTACGGCGACCAAGAAGAAGTTGATGTCGGCAGACAGGAGCGGTGGGGCCATGGTGATGCCGGTGTTCCAGGCTCCACGCTGGGCGATTTCGCGCAATGCAGGACGCTATCTGTGCAACTGCGCTCTCTACCGCGCACTTCGACTCCAGGAAAAGAATACGGGAGTCGTGTATGCGATCTTTATTCATGTTGTCGATCCGAGCTGCGGTAAGACAGAGATGGAAGGCGGTCCGATTGTGGCGTACAACCCATCGATCATGGTACAAGCCGTACAGGTGATGTGTTTCATGTGCGGCCTGCTGTCTTTGATGACCGCATGA